The DNA window TCGTCACTGCCCAAGGCCCCGGGCAGCGGCCGCGAGGGTTACGCGGCCCAGCTCGGCTGGATGCTCGCCCGGCGCGGCGTGATCGCCATGGACCGCGGCGTGCTGCGCGAGCTGGACCGGATCGACACGGTGCTGCTGGACGCCGCGGCCCTCGGCTCCGACCGGGGCGTGCTGGCCGATCTGGCGCCGCTGCCCGGCGCGGACACCAATCAGGTGGCCGGCCGGGCGTTCGCCCTGTTCGACCCGGCCGACCCCGACGCCGTCCGGAACGCCGACGGCTGGCGGCTGGGCCCGCTGGACCGACTGGACGCCGACGACCCCGGGGACACCCCGGACAGCGAACGGCTGCGCGGGGACGGCGGCCGGCTGCTCGGGCTGGCCGAGGGCGGCCGGCTCGCCGCCGTGCTGCGGGTCGAGCCGGAGCCCGTACCCGGGGTGGACGCCCTGGCGACCGCGACCCGCCACGCCGGCCTGCGGCTCGTGGTCGCCGGGGACGACGACGGCCGCTACGACTTCGCCGACGCCCTCGTGCCCGGCGGCCCCCGGCTCGCCGACTCGGTCCGCGACCTGCAGCGGGAGGGCGCGGTGGTGCTGGTGGTCTCGGGCGACCGGGCCGCGCTCGGCGCCGCCGACTGCGGGCTGGGCGTCTCCGCGCCGGAGGACCTGCCGCCGTGGGGGGCCCACCTGCTCGTCGGCGACGACCTGCGGATCCCCGCCCTGCTCATCGACGCGGCCGGGGTGGCCCGGCGGATGACCGGGCAGAACATCCGGATCGCGATGGCCGGCACCGGGCTGGGAGCGCTCGGCGCGTTCACCGCCGACCGGGAGCTGCTGCCCGGCCGGGCCCTCGCCGCGGTGAACGGCGCCGCCGCCCTCGCCTTCGCCCACGGCGTCTGGCGGGCCCGGCGGCTGCCGGACCGGACCGGTACGCCGGCACCCGCGCTCACCGCCTGGCACCTGATGCCCGTGGCGACCGTCCTCGACCAGCTCGGCACCCACGCCGAGGGGCTGACCGGCGAGGAGGCGGCCCGCCGCCGGCGCGCCGTGACCGGGGACGGGGGGCCCGGGCAGGGGCCGGCCGGGCTGCTCCGCGTCTTCGTGGAGGAGCTGTCGAACCCGCTCACCCCGGTGCTCGCCGCCGGGGCGGTGCTCTCCGCGACGTTCGGTTCGCTGGTCGACGCCGCCCTGGTCGGTGGCGTGGTGGGCGGCTCGGCGCTGATCGGCGCGGTGCACCAGCGCAACACCGAACGGTCCCTGGCCGCGCTGCTGTCCCGCTCGGCGGTTACCGCCCGGGTGCTGCGCGACGGCAAGGAGCGGGTGGTGGCCGCCGAGGAACTGGTCGCCGGGGACGTCGTCGCGCTGGGGTCCGGCGACGCCGTCCCGGCCGACTGTCGGGTGCTGACCAGCGACGGGCTGGAGGCCGACGAGTCGTCCCTGACCGGCGAGTCGCTGCCGGTGGGCAAGAGCCCCGAGCCGGTGGTGGCCGCCGCGATCGCCGAGCGGCACTCGATGCTCTACGAGGGCACCACGATCGCCGCCGGTCACGGCACCGCCGTGGTGGTGGCCACCGGCGAGGAGACGGAGGCGGGGCGCAGTCTCGCCCTGGCCCGGCAGGCGCCCCCGGCCAGCGGGGTGGAGAGCCGGCTCGGGAAGCTGACCAGCGCCGCTGTGCCGCTGGCCGCCGGCTCGGCCGTCGCGGTGGCCGGGGCGGGGCTGCTCCGGGGCGTACCCCTGGTGGAGACGGCGGCGACCGCCGCGAACCTGGCCGTGGCCTCGGTGCCCGAGGGGTTGCCGTTCCTGGTCAGCGCCGCGCAGCTGGCGGCGGCGCGGCGGCTGGCCGAGCACGGCGCGCTGGTGCGCAACCCGCGGACCATCGAGGCGCTGGGTCGCGTCGACGTGCTCTGCTTCGACAAGACCGGCACCCTCACGGAGGGGAAGCTGCTGCTGGCCGGGGTGGGCGGCGACGACGACCGGTACGCCCCCCCGGACCGGCTGGACGAGCCGCTGCGGCTGACCCTCGCCGCCGCGCTGCGGGCCACCCCGGCGGCGGCCGACCCGGACCAGCTGCCCCAGCAGACCGACCGCGCGGTACGCCACGGCGCGGGCACCGCCGACGTCGTGGAGCAGACGGGCGCTCCGGACTGGACGGCGGTGGGCGGGCTGCCGTTCGAGCCGTCCCGGGGCTACCACGCCACGGTCGGCCGCACCGGCGACGGGCTGCTGCTCAGCGTGAAGGGGGCGCCCGAGTCGGTGCTGCCGCGCTGCGCGGCCCGGCGGACCAGCGGGGGCGACACGCCGCTGGACCCGGCCGGCCGGGACGCGC is part of the Micromonospora halotolerans genome and encodes:
- a CDS encoding cation-translocating P-type ATPase translates to MTSLGRVAGLLLSPAAVPDAVARVARTVATAVPDTARTVGSALPETARNAVPDSVADAAGTVGAAATRLAHLAGLTRRRVWSRDGRHHIEVHGVCQDGGDQLARQVEAALEAMPGVTWARVNAPSGRVIVAVEEPKPKLRDLIATVARTERVCPHEPDPDVPPPHPPEEGPRTPRTMGALASDALGLTISAATRILPFTPLPGEVAGFLAAVDLHPKLHALANRGLRADPRADLLFPLAEAVAQGLAGGWTGILLDGAQRVVQWGEARAQRTAWGKAEPRLTGEPDRAVARVPDGERPCPVPDGPAERYVSRMLVAGAAAGAAALPVAGGKRAAALALSSLPKAPGSGREGYAAQLGWMLARRGVIAMDRGVLRELDRIDTVLLDAAALGSDRGVLADLAPLPGADTNQVAGRAFALFDPADPDAVRNADGWRLGPLDRLDADDPGDTPDSERLRGDGGRLLGLAEGGRLAAVLRVEPEPVPGVDALATATRHAGLRLVVAGDDDGRYDFADALVPGGPRLADSVRDLQREGAVVLVVSGDRAALGAADCGLGVSAPEDLPPWGAHLLVGDDLRIPALLIDAAGVARRMTGQNIRIAMAGTGLGALGAFTADRELLPGRALAAVNGAAALAFAHGVWRARRLPDRTGTPAPALTAWHLMPVATVLDQLGTHAEGLTGEEAARRRRAVTGDGGPGQGPAGLLRVFVEELSNPLTPVLAAGAVLSATFGSLVDAALVGGVVGGSALIGAVHQRNTERSLAALLSRSAVTARVLRDGKERVVAAEELVAGDVVALGSGDAVPADCRVLTSDGLEADESSLTGESLPVGKSPEPVVAAAIAERHSMLYEGTTIAAGHGTAVVVATGEETEAGRSLALARQAPPASGVESRLGKLTSAAVPLAAGSAVAVAGAGLLRGVPLVETAATAANLAVASVPEGLPFLVSAAQLAAARRLAEHGALVRNPRTIEALGRVDVLCFDKTGTLTEGKLLLAGVGGDDDRYAPPDRLDEPLRLTLAAALRATPAAADPDQLPQQTDRAVRHGAGTADVVEQTGAPDWTAVGGLPFEPSRGYHATVGRTGDGLLLSVKGAPESVLPRCAARRTSGGDTPLDPAGRDALHAMLAERAGAGHRILAVAECRVAAESVTDEQVDGLVFVGFLALADGVRDSAAPAVRRIRQAGVHTVMITGDHPATAEAIAATISPDHGDQRVVTATELDRLDDEALAERLMATDVVARCTPAHKVRIIQALQHRGRTVAMTGDGANDAPAIRLADVGIALGQRGTPAARAAADLVVTDDRLETIIATLVEGRAMWSSVRHALSILVGGNLGEIAFSVLTAASTGRSALTGRQLLLVNLLTDLAPALAIAVRPPASDGADHLLREGPDTSLGETLTREIALRAAATTLGATAGWTIARWTGRERRAGTVALASLVGTQLGQTVLAGGTSPAVLASTAASIGALIVVVQTPGVSQFFGCTPLGPVGWSIAAGSALGATFANGALTRLVDRLPQRGTRPHREADQGYGEEHDA